The proteins below are encoded in one region of Candidatus Margulisiibacteriota bacterium:
- the glmM gene encoding phosphoglucosamine mutase, translating into MSLKISISGVRGIANESLTPDIALDFALAFGTYCKGGKVILGYDTRLSGPFFKHAVISGLMATGCDIVDIGVVPTPTVQIMVREMNAAGGLIITASHNPVMWNGLKFVRNDGIFLNESQAQEVIDIYNSMRDTLGKSSQRVSYRDFNNLGSLSEFKDGLSIHKDKVLKVVNTDLIKSKKFKVAIDVCNGAGAVVLPALLEELGCEVTVLNHEPSGRFAHNPEPVPQNLTELSTMMNSGTFDIGFAVDADADRLAILNEQGEPIGEDYTLTLVTDYMLSQTTGGGLVVTNLSTSQCIDEIAARYGATVIRTRIGEVNVSEVLKDKKATVGGEGNGGVMVPAIGFGRDTLVGISFVLELLATRNKTLSGIVMDMPQYIMVKDKIEFSADIELELIMKRIREKYSHYPIDDKDGIKILFDRNWVHIRPSNTEPIIRIIAEDVSREGAQALIAAIKGFF; encoded by the coding sequence ATGTCACTTAAAATAAGTATTTCCGGGGTAAGAGGGATTGCGAATGAGTCCCTGACTCCTGATATTGCGCTTGATTTTGCTTTAGCGTTTGGCACATATTGTAAAGGTGGAAAAGTTATCTTAGGTTACGATACAAGGTTATCGGGTCCTTTTTTTAAGCATGCGGTGATTTCTGGCCTCATGGCAACAGGATGTGATATCGTTGATATCGGGGTTGTTCCAACTCCAACGGTGCAAATTATGGTCCGGGAAATGAATGCAGCCGGTGGTTTAATTATCACGGCCAGCCATAATCCTGTTATGTGGAATGGACTTAAGTTTGTCCGTAATGATGGTATCTTTCTTAATGAATCTCAAGCACAAGAGGTCATAGATATCTATAATTCTATGAGAGATACCCTCGGAAAATCGAGTCAACGTGTGTCTTATCGTGACTTCAACAACCTGGGAAGCCTTTCTGAATTTAAGGATGGGCTCTCCATTCATAAAGATAAAGTACTTAAGGTAGTTAACACGGATTTAATTAAATCAAAAAAGTTCAAGGTGGCTATTGATGTCTGCAATGGAGCCGGTGCTGTAGTATTGCCAGCTTTGCTTGAGGAGTTAGGCTGTGAAGTTACAGTTCTCAACCATGAGCCCAGTGGCAGATTCGCTCATAACCCGGAGCCTGTACCTCAGAATCTTACCGAATTGAGTACTATGATGAACTCTGGCACCTTTGATATCGGGTTTGCTGTTGATGCAGATGCGGACAGACTGGCAATTCTTAATGAACAGGGAGAACCTATCGGCGAAGATTATACACTCACACTGGTAACCGATTATATGCTTTCTCAGACAACCGGAGGCGGACTTGTTGTTACGAACTTGTCGACATCACAGTGTATTGACGAGATAGCTGCACGTTATGGTGCGACTGTTATCCGGACCAGAATTGGGGAAGTGAATGTCTCTGAAGTGTTAAAAGATAAGAAAGCTACTGTCGGAGGCGAAGGAAACGGTGGTGTTATGGTGCCGGCAATTGGCTTTGGCCGCGATACACTTGTTGGGATTTCTTTTGTCCTGGAACTGTTGGCGACGAGGAATAAAACGCTTTCCGGAATTGTAATGGATATGCCTCAGTACATAATGGTGAAAGACAAAATTGAGTTTTCGGCGGATATCGAGTTGGAGCTTATCATGAAACGGATAAGAGAAAAATATAGTCATTATCCGATCGACGATAAGGACGGAATAAAAATATTGTTTGATCGAAATTGGGTGCATATTCGCCCATCTAATACCGAACCGATAATCAGAATTATTGCTGAAGATGTTTCTCGTGAAGGAGCTCAGGCTTTAATTGCTGCGATTAAGGGGTTCTTTTGA